The Onthophagus taurus isolate NC chromosome 2, IU_Otau_3.0, whole genome shotgun sequence genome includes a window with the following:
- the LOC111427620 gene encoding uncharacterized protein produces MHNPNQKRSSKECWQYVTYVPQNNQHNSYQLSDQANIKKRLKTRNATFQVLPVVQDGNWPPQQLKRCGCPKPAGNEQASEPKKNELNVQNGNTKCTCKTCTLVDITFDIPCKCIKDLDAAQPGSNNDNSDLTGAANQNPQTSCSCQTCVLTDVPYDIPCQCIKSAKGSQPTQKNNNSLPTTGKPTDNNKPSLKRCGCPNPVKEEVKVQKTTKDCGCPIPGNDEVKVQNQNLNTNQPSSNVPQPAQAVGDAERENGSLNSCSCQTCPLTDVPYDIPCQCVKPTDGTKFASTKFNAGQVGITEKNRGVNLQNQNVNNSVKKCGCPKQDDPNVQNQNINNFGQNTNAIIPENNEVKVQNQNVNTNQPCSCQTCPLGDVPFDVPCQCAKSTNAPQSTQTNDKVAEAVGDADGQKRNLNSCSCQTCPLSDVPFDISCPCETPIDGTKAVQVGTVKNDGVNTQNQNIYNSGPNRTIDYNGAVKKCGCPINGELNVQNQDFNNSAPNRTMDNNRNANVQNANGNTNNESVPVKKCNCLVGNAQNVQNQSRIIDYNQKPVKECGCPYPEKDEVDVQNGKFNSCNRETCPMGDVRKGKKSKEPIKSQSESPIPLKNKMNVQNAQKKPCKCGTCPLDDSRLKSGCKCEQSKDSLKFIDESQKNNQTSSESDSSFPNISVDQDDAVYVEKIRQLLENEKKLNKEINDLDRTEKKLIKHTHSDESGSGDYEIITLKRLNGKLEEDNDNLQAEIEDIIANIKYIKETMEEPIKQEIEKEKKKIRDLDDERRRQQGSLELKQIAQRKEIEAFRKKLNDAKEYLSELNMVNKRLKEDLCMLNCRCKELQSDMIHQKLSEIHTISRLSAQKRRAAEKTSRKHSKGSSDGGDDSGKGGRGIRHRQGSRQSTTRSSYRSSSKSESDSLVCPKDKPCPAKKGPNDLEIMAQNLTNLIAEATDNRTCPCVNADLIDTVTYIRDLIQMLNKSDEGSTPSTESLDPCKCDAAKEDVAEKESVYDLSFGSSSECQRFRAEDDRVGRELLNLLLDYLDVQLGWNESEGEAEVEQEPTKRDETSSYDDVCSCMDDWLNEPCVPKMPVRRPSPVSPDDECSCTIQEESVTPEKAPTPIIIKCSCSKLVQPVIQPEKPIIKEIAEEELPISLEEEPVVEEEYYPEELLEEEYEQPVSPVEEEEGEAEAEPEPEPEPEPEPETEPEPEPEVEPVDKPPEEPPCECGGMKFISQPTGKPPCEMEEDILLGEDGEPILDAEGKPILEEGMLVDEQGRPVDETGKPVEVMLGEDGKPLVDEQGHMITPSGHVLDAAPTPIDAAGKPIMDAEGHVVSPSGHVLDVGPTPTVAGVPVDATGKPIVDEQGHPIAPAVAADGAPTDRVPPEGLKELGVPVDETGRPMLDQAPGAAPPDLVPITEAETLAGIVPTPDAESVKIISRSTEGDYVTTAAESADALHVTTEGPAGLIDTTVKMTDSGHLQVLTDMTEFEEEEPIEEQSLTPTDLEGEETEEPTTDEKVVYGSEEGESELELSASEQDEAIYGEDQFGEIEGIDMTLSPICELEEISEGEASEEAALGEEEAALGEEEAALGEEEAALGEEEGEESMLPIGDMEEAAQGEEEGEGSILPVCDMEEAGQGDEEGEASILPVCEMEEISEGGGKGDEEVVTLMPPIGDMEDSQEALGMEGERKPCPCKSDKACQCTAGDKECQCDDESLREGEILGEGEIPGEGEVSGEGEVPGEGEVPGEGEVPGEGEVPGEGEVPGEEMIGDQPIDLGVGDKESVDLSTGDVDRDKDVTEDGADGLTGDEKICRPDICTSGDRGGDAPWPCECMKATTLCDECSKQPRDKKSSKIKLDVTISCEQPTKLKSKDGESKTTTSGVSRGVCADTCGNIGIQKNFCDLNEPDQSKSGCTNVTCKNTSTCPVLSRNNGASKRIMYKEKGVDSIVENKLTKTTCCPCPRDASTMPSNRLAQPSRNVKEDRKIQAPCGICIVQRVAGGGSFFGPPPGKKCDNSAGYSDQSSISKSNNSESILVSPSCTSTICEERDKLESSNPDNNSKCLKSCTCLQESVSTMQSFDKNHKSCLPVKCVRDCAINICSSSMGANSKTYREGIDKSCIPTTCKKMRAGATQRYCTLATCKKKETTKK; encoded by the exons ATGCACAATCCGAACCAAAAAAGGTCCAGCAAAGAATGTTGGCAATATGTAACCTATGTACCCCAAAACAACCAACATAATAGTTATCAGTTGAGTGATCaagcaaatattaaaaaacgtCTTAAGACTAGGAACGCCACGTTTCAAGTATTACCAGTTGTGCAAGATGGAAATTGGCCACCCCAACAGCTCAAAAGATGTGGTTGTCCTAAACCTGCAGGGAACGAGCAAGCTTCTGAACCGAAGAAAAATGAACTGAATGTACAAAATGGAAATACCAAGTGTACATGTAAAACGTGTACTTTGGTTGATATTACTTTTGATATTCCCTGTAAATGTATTAAAGATTTAGATGCTGCACAACCTGGATCAAATAATGACAATTCTGACCTAACTGGAGCCGCAAATCAAAACCCCCAAACTTCTTGTTCATGCCAAACGTGTGTTTTGACCGATGTTCCTTATGATATTCCCTGTCAATGTATTAAATCAGCAAAGGGTTCACAACCCACACAAAAGAATAACAATTCATTACCTACAACTGGTAAACCTACAGATAACAACAAACCATCACTCAAAAGATGTGGTTGTCCTAATCCAGTTAAAGAAGAAGTAAAGGTCCAAAAAACGACAAAAGACTGCGGTTGCCCTATTCCGGGAAATGATGAAGTAAAAGTGCAAAATCAAAACCTGAATACTAATCAACCTTCATCAAATGTACCACAACCCGCCCAAGCTGTAGGAGACGCTGAAAGAGAAAATGGAAGTCTCAATAGTTGTTCGTGCCAAACGTGTCCTCTAACTGATGTTCCCTATGATATTCCATGCCAATGCGTTAAACCAACGGATGGTACAAAATTTGCATCAACAAAATTCAATGCTGGCCAAGTTGGGATAACAGAAAAAAATCGTGGagtaaatttacaaaatcaaaatgtcaATAATTCTGTAAAGAAATGCGGATGCCCGAAACAAGATGATCCAAATGTACAGAATCAAAACATCAATAATTTCGGACAAAATACAAACGCGATTATTCCGGAGAATAATGAAGTAAAAGTGCAAAATCAAAACGTGAATACTAATCAACCTTGTTCATGCCAAACGTGTCCTTTGGGAGATGTTCCCTTTGATGTCCCTTGTCAATGTGCTAAATCAACAAATGCACCACAATCTACACAAACAAATGATAAAGTTGCCGAAGCTGTAGGAGACGCTGACGGGCAAAAGCGAAACCTCAATAGCTGTTCGTGCCAAACGTGTCCTCTAAGTGATGTTCCTTTTGATATATCCTGCCCATGCGAAACACCAATAGATGGTACAAAAGCTGTACAAGTTGGAACGGTAAAAAATGATGGAGTCAATACCCAAAAtcaaaacatttataattCTGGACCTAATAGAACAATCGATTATAATGGGGCTGTAAAAAAATGTGGTTGTCCGATAAATGGTGAATTAAATGTCCAAAatcaagattttaataattctgcACCTAATAGAACCATGGATAACAACCGTAATGCAAATGTTCAAAATGCAAACGGAAATACTAATAATGAATCAGTGcctgtaaaaaaatgtaattgtttGGTTGGAAATGCACAGAATGTGCAAAATCAAAGTAGAATCATAGATTACAATCAGAAACCGGTGAAGGAATGCGGTTGTCCTTACCCGGAAAAGGATGAAGTAGATGTGCAAAATGGgaaattcaatagttgtaatCGCGAAACGTGTCCTATGGGTGACGTTCGTAAAGGAAAGAAAAGTAAGGAACCTATAAAGTCCCAAAGTGAGTCTCCTATACcactcaaaaacaaaatgaatgtACAAAATGCACAAAAAAAACCTTGTAAATGCGGAACTTGTCCGTTGGATGATAGTCGTTTGAAATCTGGTTGTAAATGTGAACAAAGTAAAGATAGTTTAAAATTCATAGATGAATCTCAAAAGAATAATCAGACTTCTTCCGAATCAGATTCTTCATTTCCTAATATCAGCGTAGATCAAGATGATGCAGTATACGTAGAAAAAATTCGTCAACtattagaaaatgaaaaaaaattaaataaagaaattaacgaTTTGGATCGTACAGAAAAAAAGCTTATAAAACATACTCATTCCGATGAAAGTGGAAGTGGCGATTACgaaataataacattaaaacgCCTAAATGGAAAATTAGAGGAAGACAACGACAACCTTCAAgctgaaattgaagatatcATAGCTAACATAAAATACATAAAGGAAACCATGGAAGAACcaataaaacaagaaatcgaaaaggaaaagaagaaaatccGCGATTTGGATGATGAACGTCGTCGCCAACAAGGAAGTTTAGAATTGAAACAAATAGctcaaagaaaagaaatcgaaGCTTTTCGTAAAAAGCTTAACGATGCTAAAGAATATCTTTCCGAGTTAAATATGGTAAATAAAAGATTGAAGGAAGACTtgtgtatgttaaattgtcgGTGTAAAGAGTTGCAAAGCGATATGATACACCAAAAATTAAGTGAAATCCATACAATCAGTAGATTATCTGCTCAAAAACGCCGTGCTGCCGAAAAAACTTCACGCAAACATTCGAAAGGAAGTTCTGATGGAGGTGATGACAGCGGGAAAGGTGGACGCGGTATAAGACATCGTCAAGGAAGTCGACAATCTACAACTCGAAGTTCGTATCGTTCATCGTCGAAAAGTGAATCCGATTCACTAGTGTGTCCTAAAGATAAACCATGCCCAGCTAAGAAGGGTCCAAATGATTTGGAAATAATGGCACAAAATCTTACCAATTTAATAGCAGAAGCTACTGATAACAGAACATGTCCATGTGTTAATGCCGATCTAATAGACACTGTAACTTATATCAGAGATTTGATACAGATGTTGAATAAGTCTGATGAAGGTTCCACTCCGAGCACCGAAAGCTTAGATCCTTGTAAATGTGATGCTGCAAAGGAAGATGTAGCAGAAAAGGAGTCGGTTTATGATTTATCTTTTGGGAGTTCATCTGAGTGTCAACGTTTCCGTGCTGAAGATGATCGCGTTGGTAGGGAGTTGTTAAACCTTTTATTAGATTATTTGGACGTTCAGTTAGGTTGGAACGAAAGTGAAGGTGAAGCTGAAGTCGAACAAGAACCTACTAAACGTGATG AAACTTCATCATATGATGATGTATGTTCCTGTATGGATGATTGGCTGAATGAACCTTGTGTTCCAAAGATGCCAGTTCGAAGACCATCACCAGTATCACCAg ATGATGAATGTTCATGTACTATACAGGAGGAATCTGTTACACCAGAAAAGGCACCGACACcaataa ttatAAAATGTTCATGCTCGAAACTTGTTCAACCCGTAATTCAGCCCGAAAAACCCATCATAAAGGAAATag CTGAAGAGGAGCTCCCTATAAGTCTTGAAGAGGAACCCGTCGTAGAAGAAGAGTATTATCCTGAAGAATTACTCGAAGAAGAGTATGAGCAACCTGTAAGTCctgttgaagaagaagaaggtgAAGCTGAAGCCGAACCGGAACCCGAACCAGAACCAGAACCCGAACCAGAAACCGAACCAGAACCCGAACCAGAAGTCGAACCAGTGGATAAACCACCCGAGGAACCGCCATGTGAATGTGGtggaatgaaatttattaGTCAACCTACTGGTAAACCACCATGTGAAATGGAAGAAGACATATTGTTAGGTGAAGATGGTGAACCTATTTTGGATGCTGAAGGAAAGCCGATATTAGAAGAAGGAATGTTAGTTGATGAACAAGGTCGTCCCGTAGACGAAACTGGCAAGCCAGTAGAAGTAATGTTAGGTGAAGATGGAAAACCATTAGTAGATGAACAAGGTCACATGATCACTCCCAGCGGTCACGTTTTAGATGCTGCACCGACACCAATAGATGCGGCTGGTAAGCCGATTATGGACGCAGAGGGTCACGTGGTCTCCCCCAGTGGCCATGTACTAGATGTTGGTCCCACACCAACTGTTGCTGGTGTTCCAGTTGATGCGACGGGTAAACCCATTGTTGACGAACAAGGTCATCCTATAGCGCCAGCTGTAGCAGCTGATGGCGCTCCGACGGATCGAGTTCCACCCGAAGGATTAAAAGAACTTGGAGTACCAGTCGATGAAACTGGACGACCAATGTTAGATCAAGCACCTGGGGCAGCACCACCAGATTTAGTCCCAATAACTGAAGCGGAAACGCTAGCAGGTATTGTGCCTACCCCTGATGCAGAATCTGTGAAAATTATCAGCAGATCAACGGAAGGTGATTACGTTACAACTGCAGCTGAATCTGCGGATGCTTTACACGTAACCACCGAAGGACCGGCAGGATTAATAGACACAACTGTTAAAATGACCGATTCTGGCCACCTCCAGGTTCTTACAGATATGACAGAGTTCGAAGAAGAAGAACCTATAGAAGAACAATCTTTAACGCCAACCGACTTAGAGGGTGAAGAGACTGAAGAACCCACTACAGATGAAAAGGTTGTCTATGGCTCTGAAGAGGGAGAATCGGAACTGGAGTTAAGTGCAAGTGAGCAAGATGAGGCCATATACGGAGAAGATCAATTTGGTGAAATTGAAGGAATTGATATGACTTTATCACCTATTTGCGAATTAGAAGAAATATCTGAGGGAGAAGCTTCTGAGGAAGCTGCCCTAGGAGAGGAAGAAGCTGCCCTAGGAGAGGAAGAAGCTGCCCTAGGAGAGGAAGAAGCTGCCCTAGGTGAGGAAGAAGGCGAAGAATCAATGCTTCCAATAGGTGATATGGAAGAAGCTGCGCAAGGTGAGGAAGAAGGTGAAGGATCAATACTTCCGGTATGTGATATGGAAGAAGCTGGGCAAGGTGATGAAGAAGGTGAAGCATCAATACTTCCGGTCTGTGAAATGGAAGAAATTTCTGAGGGTGGTGGTAAAGGTGATGAAGAAGTGGTAACATTAATGCCTCCAATTGGTGATATGGAAGATTCGCAAGAAGCATTAGGAATGGAAGGTGAAAGAAAACCGTGCCCTTGTAAATCTGATAAAGCTTGTCAATGCACAGCGGGAGATAAGGAATGtcaatgtgatgatgaatcaCTACGTGAAGGTGAAATACTAGGTGAAGGCGAAATACCAGGTGAAGGGGAAGTGTCAGGTGAAGGAGAAGTGCCAGGTGAAGGAGAAGTGCCAGGTGAAGGAGAAGTTCCAGGTGAAGGAGAAGTGCCAGGTGAAGGAGAAGTACCAGGTGAAGAAATGATAGGTGACCAACCAATAGATCTTGGAGTCGGTGACAAAGAAAGTGTTGATCTAAGCACTGGAGATGTGGATCGCGATAAAGATGTAACTGAAGATGGTGCTGATGGCCTGACCGGCGATGAAAAAATTTGCAGACCAGATATATGTACTAGTGGTGATCGCGGAGGTGATGCACCATGGCCATGTGAGTGCATGAAAGCAACAACACTATGTGATGAATGTTCTAAACAGCCGCGTGATAAgaaaagttcaaaaattaagttagaTGTTACAATCAGTTGCGAACAACCAACCAAGCTAAAATCAAAGGATGGTGAAAGTAAGACTACGACATCAGGGGTTTCTCGCGGGGTTTGTGCGGATACCTGCGGAAATATTGGCATTCAAAAGAATTTCTGCGACTTAAATGAACCAGATCAATCTAAATCTGGATGTACCAACGTTACTTGCAAAAATACAAGTACATGTCCCGTATTAAGTCGAAACAATGGTGCTAGTAAACGCATTATGTACAAAGAGAAGGGGGTTGATTCAATTGTAGAGAACAAACTAACTAAAACAACTTGCTGTCCATGTCCAAGAGATGCCAGCACTATGCCCAGCAACCGATTAGCTCAACCTTCAAGAAACGTAAAGGAGGACAGAAAAATTCAAGCACCTTGCGGAATATGTATTGTTCAAAGAGTGGCTGGTGGAGGCTCATTCTTTGGACCTCCCCCAGGAAAGAAGTGCGATAATAGTGCTGGGTATTCCGATCAGTCCAGCATAAGTAAATCTAACAACTCAGAAAGCATTTTAGTTAGTCCATCATGCACCTCGACTATATGTGAAGAACGTGATAAATTGGAGAGCTCAAACCCCGATAATAATTCGAAATGTCTTAAGAGCTGCACTTGCTTGCAAGAATCAGTTAGTACAATGCAGTCTTTTGATAAGAACCACAAGAGTTGTCTACCAGTTAAATGTGTTCGAGACTGTGCTATAAATATATGTAGTAGCTCTATGGGAGCTAATTCCAAAACATACCGAGAAGGGATTGATAAATCTTGTATTCCAACAACCTGTAAAAAAATGCGCGCTGGTGCGACTCAGCGGTATTGTACTCTTGCCACGTGCAAAAAGAAggaaacaacaaaaaagtaa
- the LOC111427065 gene encoding uncharacterized protein, which yields MSYPYSQDVPYSMKKSNGEPRQSSTDRRTCKCSSSRSRSNVGDSKGRRQSSDAEDNDSCRCSHLCHRTSSRQGCTDEYPENVYEKSDYVSKEGSRRLSSDMKDKISNSSLTGSCRCSHLCYRTKDREGCTSEEQKHGSRRPSGDLKRHESGSGSSCSCVSHRKSKHKECTCRHCASRTTKSCSSMRKSSSSLSSCHCDNYSTYQSNRHPYPTTTPNNPYANIQFTNGCLCYSLTTEVPVKGPRSNAADDCSCSINSAKSDHMSAFSLDSTDAKYLEKVRQLTQQDCDLKQDLDNLTAQEKSLKKAIEQNGGRPSSSPQGTNGNKPASNNARMLRSLNKELQSLHETLCDRIQDLRLERDQLTQKIEGPLNRELDRIRKKYVQVQAEIATKSSPDYVDSSSDELELVKSQLARTQENIGDMALVNDGIKQEVLVLEYKCGQMEQALIQQKMNEIDAINKLQEGSLNCSAQGSSQDTSCSCIRDVA from the exons atgtcttATCCTTATTCCCAAGATGTTCCGTACTCAATGAAAAAATCAAATGGTGAACCTAGACAAAGTTCTACAGATCGAAGAACTTGTAAATGTTCATCATCTCGTTCAAGAAGTAATGTTGGTGATTCGAAAGGACGAAGGCAGTCTTCTGATGCGGAAGACAACGATTCATGTCGATGTTCTCATTTATGTCATCGAACAAGCAGCCGTCAAGGGTGTACGGATGAGTATCCGGAAAACGTGTATGAAAAATCTGATTATGTTTCTAAAGAGGGCAGTAGAAGACTTTCAAGCGATATGAAAGACAAAATTAGCAATAGTTCGTTGACGGGGTCATGTCGATGTTCTCATTTATGTTACAGGACAAAAGATCGCGAAGGATGCACATCAGAAGAACAGAAACACGGAAGCAGAAGACCAAGTGGGGATTTGAAACGACACGAAAGTGGTTCTGGAAGTTCGTGCTCATGTGTGTCCCACAGAAAGTCAAAACATAAAGAATGTACATGCAGACATTGTGCCAGCAGAACTACGAAGAGTTGCAGTAGTATGAGAAAAAGTAGTTCTTCATTATCGTCGTGCCATTGCGATAATTACAGCACATACCAAAGTAATCGTCATCCATATCCTACTACGACTCCTAATAACCCATATGCCAACATTCAATTTACTAACGGTTGCCTATGCTATTCATTAACCACTGAAGTGCCCGTGAAAGGACCCAGATCTAATGCCGCA GATGACTGCTCCTGCAGTATAAACTCGGCTAAAAGTGACCATATGAGTGCATTCTCACTAGATTCGACGGATGCAAAATATTTGGAAAAGGTGCGGCAGCTAACTCAGCAAGATTGCGACCTAAAACAAGATTTAGATAATCTAACCGCCcaagaaaaatctttaaaaaaggCTATAGAACAAAACGGGGGGCGACCAAGTTCATCACCTCAGGGAACAAATGGAAACAAACCAGCCAGTAATAACGCTAGAATGCTACGCTCTTTGAACAAGGAGTTACAAAGCTTACACGAAACGTTATGCGATAGAATTCAAGATTTACGTTTAGAACGAGATCAACTAACACAGAAAATAGAAGGCCCATTAAATAGAGAATTAGATAG aataagaaaaaagtatGTTCAGGTACAAGCTGAAATAGCTACAAAGAGTAGTCCTGATTACGTAGACTCATCATCGGATGAATTGGAGTTAGTAAAGTCACAATTAGCACGAACACAAGAGAACATCGGTGATATGGCTTTGGTAAATGATGGTATCAAACAggaagttttagttttagagtATAAATGCGGCCAGATGGAGCAAGCTCtcatacaacaaaaaatgaatgaaatcgATGCTATAAATAAACTTCAAGAGGGAAGTTTAAATTGTAGCGCGCAAGGTAGCTCGCAAGATACATCTTGTAGTTGTATTAGAGATGTTGCATAG